A genomic window from Streptomyces sp. NBC_01429 includes:
- the truB gene encoding tRNA pseudouridine(55) synthase TruB, giving the protein MTQQNRTPDGLVIVDKPSGFTSHDVVAKMRGIARTRRVGHAGTLDPMATGVLVLGVERATKLLGHLALTEKEYLGTIRLGQNTVTDDAEGEITSATDASAVKREAIDAGIAALTGPIMQVPSKVSAIKIDGKRSYARVRGGEEFEIPARPVTISSFRLYDVREAVAEDGTPVLDLIVSVVCSSGTYIRAIARDLGGGLGVGGHLTALRRTRVGPYALDAAKTLDQLQEELTVMPVADAAAAAFARWDVDEKRAKLLINGVRLDIPAFATSPVAVFDPEGRFVALVEEQHGKAKSLAVFG; this is encoded by the coding sequence ATGACTCAGCAGAACAGGACGCCCGACGGGCTTGTCATCGTGGACAAGCCGTCGGGCTTCACTTCGCACGACGTCGTCGCCAAGATGCGCGGGATCGCCAGGACCCGGCGCGTCGGCCACGCCGGCACCCTCGACCCCATGGCCACGGGCGTTCTCGTCCTCGGTGTGGAACGGGCCACGAAACTCCTCGGTCACCTCGCGCTGACCGAGAAGGAGTACCTCGGCACCATCAGGCTCGGCCAGAACACCGTGACCGACGACGCCGAGGGAGAGATCACCTCGGCCACCGACGCCTCCGCCGTGAAGCGCGAGGCCATCGACGCCGGGATCGCGGCCCTGACCGGCCCCATCATGCAGGTGCCCTCCAAGGTCAGCGCCATCAAGATCGACGGCAAGCGCTCCTACGCGCGCGTACGCGGCGGCGAGGAGTTCGAGATCCCGGCCCGGCCGGTGACCATCTCGTCCTTCCGGCTGTACGACGTCCGCGAGGCCGTCGCCGAGGACGGCACCCCGGTCCTCGACCTGATCGTCTCCGTCGTCTGCTCGTCCGGCACGTACATCCGCGCCATCGCCCGCGACCTGGGCGGCGGGCTCGGGGTCGGCGGCCATCTCACCGCGCTGCGCAGGACCCGGGTGGGCCCGTACGCGCTGGACGCGGCGAAGACGCTCGACCAGCTCCAGGAGGAGCTGACCGTCATGCCGGTCGCCGACGCCGCCGCCGCGGCGTTCGCGCGCTGGGACGTCGACGAGAAGCGCGCCAAGCTGCTGATCAACGGCGTACGGCTCGACATACCGGCGTTCGCCACGAGCCCGGTCGCCGTGTTCGACCCCGAGGGGCGCTTCGTGGCGCTCGTCGAGGAGCAGCACGGCAAGGCGAAGAGCCTCGCGGTCTTCGGCTGA
- the rbfA gene encoding 30S ribosome-binding factor RbfA gives MTDNARARKLADRIQVVVAETLDRRIKDPRLGFVTITDARVTGDLREATVFYTVYGDDEERAASAAALESAKGVLRSEVGRQTGVRFTPTLAFVPDALPDNARTIEDLLDKARAKDAEVREVSTGKTYAAGADPYRKDDEAVADTDGETDRTDGAASE, from the coding sequence GTGACCGACAACGCGCGGGCCCGCAAGCTGGCCGATCGCATCCAGGTCGTGGTCGCGGAGACCCTGGACCGGCGTATCAAGGACCCGCGACTCGGCTTCGTGACCATCACGGACGCCCGCGTCACCGGTGATCTGCGGGAGGCCACGGTCTTCTACACGGTCTACGGAGACGACGAGGAGCGCGCGGCCTCGGCCGCCGCCCTGGAGAGCGCCAAGGGCGTTCTGCGCTCCGAGGTGGGCCGTCAGACCGGCGTCCGCTTCACGCCGACCCTGGCGTTCGTTCCCGACGCCCTCCCGGACAACGCGCGCACCATCGAGGACCTCCTCGACAAGGCGCGCGCCAAGGACGCGGAGGTACGGGAGGTGTCGACCGGCAAGACGTACGCGGCCGGGGCCGACCCGTACCGCAAGGACGACGAGGCCGTCGCCGACACGGACGGCGAGACCGACCGCACGGACGGCGCTGCCTCGGAATGA
- a CDS encoding DUF503 domain-containing protein: protein MYVGTLSFDLLLGDVRSLKEKRSVVRPIVAELHRKFAVSVAETGDQDLHRRTEIGLAVVSGDWEHLTDVLDRCERMVAGRPEVELLSVRRRLYGADD, encoded by the coding sequence ATGTATGTGGGGACTCTGTCCTTCGATCTGCTCCTCGGCGACGTACGGTCGTTGAAGGAGAAACGCTCTGTCGTCCGGCCGATCGTCGCCGAACTGCACCGGAAATTCGCGGTCAGCGTGGCGGAGACCGGTGATCAGGACCTCCACCGCAGGACCGAGATCGGCCTCGCGGTGGTGTCCGGCGACTGGGAACATCTCACGGACGTGCTCGACCGCTGCGAACGCATGGTGGCGGGCCGCCCCGAGGTGGAGCTGCTGTCGGTACGGCGGCGGCTGTACGGCGCCGACGACTGA
- the infB gene encoding translation initiation factor IF-2 — MAKVRVYELAKEFGVESKVVMAKLQELGEFVRSASSTIEAPVVRKLTDALQGPGGNAGKPAAKPGAPRKATPARPAAPSPAQAARPAAPKPGVPAPKPAAAEAPKSSTPSAAPTPGPRPAPAPRPAPAAKPAPAAPSVPEFTAPPSAPAAGPRPGATPGPRPSARPAGGQGDQRQSDRPADQRGGDQRQGGRSGGARPGQAPRPGARPAGPRPGNNPFTSGGSTGMARPQAPRPGGAPRPGGQGAPGGPRPQGAGQGGGPRPQAGPGGQSGGGRPSPGGMPRPQAPRAAGPGGGPGGNRPNPGMMPQRPAAGPRPGGGPGGGRGPGGPGRPAGAGGGGRPGGGGGFAGRPGGGGGGFAGRPGGGGGAPGRPGGGGFGGGGGRPGFGGRPGGPGGRGGTQGAFGRPGGPARRGRKSKRQRRQEYEAMQAPSVGGVMLPRGQGQTVRLSRGASLTDFAEKINANPASLVAVMMNLGEMVTATQSVSDETLQVLAGEMNYVVEIVSPEEEDRELLGSFDIEFGEDEGGEEALVSRPPVVTVMGHVDHGKTRLLDAIRKTNVVAGEAGGITQHIGAYQVATEVNGDERKITFIDTPGHEAFTAMRARGAKSTDIAILVVAANDGVMPQTIEALNHAKAAGVPIVVAVNKIDVEGADPTKVRGQLTEFGLVAEEYGGDTMFVDISAKQGLNIDSLLEAVVLTADASLDLRANPEQDAQGIAIEAHLDRGRGAVATVLVQRGTLRVGDTMVAGDAYGRVRAMLDDNGNNVDVATPSTPVLVLGLTNVPGAGDNFLVVDEDRTARQIAEKRAARERNAAFARRGVRFSLENLDEALKAGLVQELNLIIKGDASGSVEALESSLLQLDVGDEVDIRVLHRGVGAVTESDIDLAMGSDAIVIGFNVRAAGRAAQMAEREGVDVRYYSVIYQAIEEIEAALKGMLKPEYEEVELGTAEIREIFRSSKLGNIAGVLIRSGEVKRNTKARLIRDGKVIAEDLNIQGLRRFKDDVTEIREGYEGGINLGNFNDIKIDDVIATYEMREKPRG; from the coding sequence GTGGCTAAGGTCCGGGTATACGAACTCGCCAAGGAGTTCGGCGTCGAGAGCAAGGTCGTCATGGCCAAGCTCCAAGAACTCGGTGAATTCGTCCGTTCGGCTTCCTCGACCATCGAGGCGCCGGTTGTACGCAAATTGACTGATGCTCTCCAGGGGCCCGGCGGCAACGCCGGCAAGCCCGCTGCGAAGCCCGGGGCGCCCCGCAAGGCGACCCCCGCCCGCCCCGCCGCGCCCTCACCGGCGCAGGCGGCACGTCCCGCTGCCCCGAAGCCCGGCGTCCCGGCCCCCAAGCCGGCCGCCGCCGAGGCCCCCAAGAGCAGCACCCCCTCCGCGGCGCCGACTCCCGGCCCGCGTCCGGCACCGGCCCCCCGGCCCGCCCCGGCCGCCAAGCCGGCGCCCGCCGCGCCGTCGGTCCCGGAGTTCACCGCGCCCCCGTCGGCCCCGGCCGCCGGTCCCCGGCCCGGTGCCACGCCCGGCCCGCGTCCCTCCGCCCGCCCCGCGGGCGGTCAGGGTGACCAGCGCCAGAGCGACCGTCCGGCAGACCAGCGCGGCGGCGACCAGCGTCAGGGCGGCCGCTCCGGCGGCGCGCGCCCCGGCCAGGCCCCGCGTCCCGGCGCCCGCCCCGCGGGCCCGCGTCCGGGCAACAACCCCTTCACCTCGGGTGGCTCGACCGGAATGGCGCGCCCCCAGGCGCCCCGTCCCGGCGGCGCCCCGCGCCCCGGCGGCCAGGGTGCCCCCGGCGGCCCGCGTCCGCAGGGCGCCGGTCAGGGTGGCGGTCCCCGCCCCCAGGCCGGTCCCGGTGGTCAGTCCGGCGGCGGCCGTCCGAGCCCCGGCGGCATGCCGCGTCCGCAGGCCCCCAGGGCCGCGGGTCCCGGCGGTGGCCCCGGTGGTAACCGTCCCAACCCGGGCATGATGCCGCAGCGTCCCGCTGCCGGCCCGCGTCCCGGCGGTGGCCCCGGCGGTGGCCGCGGTCCCGGCGGCCCCGGCCGTCCGGCGGGTGCCGGTGGCGGCGGTCGTCCCGGTGGCGGCGGCGGCTTCGCCGGTCGTCCCGGTGGTGGCGGTGGCGGCTTCGCCGGCCGTCCCGGCGGTGGCGGCGGTGCCCCGGGTCGTCCCGGTGGCGGTGGCTTCGGTGGCGGCGGTGGCCGTCCCGGCTTCGGCGGACGTCCGGGTGGTCCCGGCGGTCGCGGTGGCACACAGGGCGCCTTCGGCCGTCCCGGCGGGCCCGCCCGTCGCGGCCGCAAGTCGAAGCGGCAGAGGCGCCAGGAGTACGAGGCCATGCAGGCCCCGTCGGTCGGCGGCGTCATGCTGCCGCGCGGCCAGGGCCAGACGGTCCGGCTGTCGCGCGGTGCCTCCCTCACCGACTTCGCGGAGAAGATCAACGCCAACCCGGCGTCGCTCGTCGCCGTGATGATGAACCTCGGCGAGATGGTCACGGCCACGCAGTCCGTCTCCGACGAGACCCTTCAGGTCCTCGCCGGCGAGATGAACTACGTCGTCGAGATCGTCAGCCCCGAGGAGGAGGACCGCGAGCTGCTCGGGTCCTTCGACATCGAGTTCGGCGAGGACGAGGGCGGCGAGGAAGCACTCGTCTCCCGTCCGCCGGTCGTGACCGTCATGGGTCACGTCGACCACGGTAAGACCAGGCTGCTGGACGCGATCCGCAAGACGAACGTCGTCGCGGGCGAGGCCGGCGGTATCACGCAGCACATCGGTGCGTACCAGGTCGCCACCGAGGTCAACGGTGACGAGCGCAAGATCACCTTCATCGACACCCCGGGTCACGAGGCGTTCACCGCCATGCGTGCCCGTGGTGCCAAGTCCACCGACATCGCGATCCTCGTGGTCGCGGCCAACGACGGTGTGATGCCCCAGACGATCGAGGCGCTGAACCACGCCAAGGCGGCCGGTGTGCCGATCGTGGTCGCGGTCAACAAGATCGACGTCGAGGGTGCCGACCCGACCAAGGTGCGCGGTCAGCTCACCGAGTTCGGTCTCGTGGCCGAGGAGTACGGCGGCGACACCATGTTCGTCGACATCTCCGCCAAGCAGGGTCTGAACATCGACAGCCTGCTGGAGGCCGTGGTCCTCACCGCGGACGCCTCGCTCGACCTCCGGGCCAACCCGGAACAGGACGCGCAGGGTATCGCCATCGAGGCCCACCTCGACCGCGGTCGCGGCGCCGTCGCCACCGTGCTCGTCCAGCGCGGCACGCTGCGCGTCGGCGACACGATGGTCGCCGGTGACGCGTACGGCCGGGTCAGGGCGATGCTCGACGACAACGGCAACAACGTCGACGTGGCGACGCCTTCGACGCCCGTCCTGGTCCTGGGTCTCACCAACGTCCCCGGCGCCGGCGACAACTTCCTGGTCGTCGACGAGGACCGCACCGCCCGGCAGATCGCCGAGAAGCGCGCCGCTCGTGAGCGGAACGCGGCGTTCGCCCGCAGGGGCGTCCGGTTCTCCCTGGAGAACCTGGACGAGGCCCTCAAGGCCGGTCTGGTGCAGGAACTCAACCTCATCATCAAGGGCGACGCGTCCGGTTCGGTGGAGGCTCTCGAGTCCTCGCTGCTCCAGCTCGACGTCGGCGACGAGGTCGACATCCGCGTCCTGCACCGCGGTGTGGGTGCGGTCACCGAGTCGGACATCGACCTGGCGATGGGCTCCGACGCCATCGTGATCGGCTTCAACGTGCGCGCCGCAGGGCGTGCCGCGCAGATGGCCGAGCGCGAAGGCGTGGACGTCCGGTACTACTCGGTCATCTACCAGGCGATCGAAGAGATCGAAGCGGCCCTCAAGGGCATGCTCAAGCCGGAGTACGAAGAGGTCGAGCTGGGCACGGCGGAGATCCGCGAGATCTTCCGCTCGTCCAAGCTGGGCAACATCGCGGGTGTTCTCATCCGCTCCGGCGAGGTCAAGCGCAACACCAAGGCCCGGCTCATCCGCGACGGCAAGGTCATCGCGGAAGACCTCAACATCCAGGGTCTGCGCCGCTTCAAGGACGACGTCACCGAGATCCGCGAAGGCTACGAGGGCGGTATCAACCTCGGAAACTTCAACGACATCAAGATCGACGACGTCATCGCGACGTACGAGATGCGCGAGAAGCCGCGAGGCTGA
- a CDS encoding YlxR family protein, whose translation MSGRTNDRACPERTCVGCRKRAAKSDLLRIVLIGEQCVPDLRGTLPGRGAYTHPASNCLDLAVRRRAFPRAFRVQGPLDSAELRRTVGTSTAIGTDTAHTAS comes from the coding sequence GTGTCTGGCCGGACGAACGACCGAGCCTGCCCTGAGCGAACCTGCGTGGGCTGCCGGAAGCGAGCGGCCAAGAGCGATCTGCTGCGCATCGTGCTGATCGGTGAACAATGCGTTCCCGATCTACGCGGTACGCTGCCCGGCCGGGGTGCGTACACACACCCCGCCTCGAACTGTCTCGATCTGGCGGTCCGCCGCCGGGCGTTCCCACGGGCCTTCCGGGTCCAGGGACCGCTCGACAGCGCGGAACTGCGCCGGACCGTCGGGACGAGCACGGCCATCGGCACAGACACGGCGCACACAGCGTCGTAA
- the nusA gene encoding transcription termination factor NusA: MDIDVKLLKGLAQEKEIPFDLLVEAIESALLIAYHRTDGSHRRARAVIGRDNGHVTVWAKEDPADLEEGQEPKEFDDTPSDFGRIAATTARQVIQQRLRDAENDVTFGEYARREGDIVAGLVQQGKDPKNVLVRLDDKLEAILPVQEQVPGEEYVHGLRLRTYVVRVARGVRGPSVTLSRTHPNLVKKLFELEVPEIADGSVEITAIAREAGHRSKIAVRSTRSGLNAKGACIGPMGARVRNVMAELHGEKIDIVDWSDDPADMVAHALSPARVSKVEVVDLGARSARVTVPDYQLSLAIGKEGQNARLAARLTGWRIDIRPDTEPDESRDESTRG, encoded by the coding sequence GTGGACATCGATGTGAAGCTCCTGAAGGGCTTGGCACAAGAGAAGGAGATCCCCTTCGATCTGCTGGTCGAGGCGATCGAATCCGCCCTCCTCATCGCCTACCACCGCACGGACGGCAGCCACCGGCGCGCCCGTGCCGTCATCGGCCGGGACAACGGCCATGTCACGGTCTGGGCCAAGGAGGACCCGGCGGATCTGGAGGAGGGGCAGGAGCCCAAGGAGTTCGACGACACCCCGTCGGACTTCGGCCGGATCGCCGCCACCACCGCCCGCCAGGTGATCCAGCAGCGGCTGCGGGACGCCGAGAACGACGTGACCTTCGGCGAGTACGCCCGCCGCGAGGGCGACATCGTCGCCGGCCTGGTCCAGCAGGGCAAGGACCCGAAGAACGTCCTGGTCAGGCTGGACGACAAGCTGGAGGCCATCCTGCCGGTGCAGGAGCAGGTGCCGGGCGAGGAGTACGTCCACGGGCTGCGGCTGCGCACGTACGTCGTGCGGGTGGCCCGGGGCGTGCGCGGTCCGTCCGTGACGCTCTCGCGCACCCATCCCAACCTGGTCAAGAAGCTCTTCGAGCTGGAGGTCCCGGAGATCGCGGACGGTTCGGTCGAGATCACGGCGATCGCCCGCGAGGCCGGTCACCGCAGCAAGATCGCCGTACGTTCGACACGGTCCGGTCTCAATGCCAAGGGCGCCTGCATCGGCCCGATGGGCGCGCGTGTGCGCAACGTCATGGCCGAGCTGCACGGCGAGAAGATCGACATCGTCGACTGGTCGGACGACCCGGCCGACATGGTGGCGCACGCGCTCTCCCCGGCGCGGGTCAGCAAGGTCGAGGTGGTCGACCTGGGAGCCCGCTCCGCGCGGGTGACCGTGCCGGACTACCAGCTGTCGCTGGCCATCGGCAAGGAAGGGCAGAACGCCCGCCTCGCCGCGCGGCTCACCGGCTGGCGCATCGACATCCGTCCCGACACCGAGCCCGACGAGAGCCGCGACGAAAGTACTCGCGGGTAA
- the rimP gene encoding ribosome maturation factor RimP — protein MSTTQSERLRGLLEPLVSAKDLDLEEIELSRAGRRRVLRIVVDSDEGVDLDECAELSRSLSEKLDETDAMGEDEYQLEVTSPGAERPLTEHRHYVRAVSRLARIQPVDGDELVARILAVDDTGLDLEVPGVKGRKPTARRIEFAQIAKARVEIEFNRKDKKEEEA, from the coding sequence ATGAGCACGACCCAGAGCGAGAGGCTGCGCGGACTGCTGGAACCGCTCGTCAGCGCGAAGGACCTGGATCTGGAAGAGATCGAGCTGTCCCGGGCGGGCAGGCGTCGGGTGCTGAGGATCGTGGTGGACTCTGACGAGGGCGTGGACCTCGACGAGTGCGCCGAGCTGAGCCGCTCCCTCTCCGAGAAGCTGGACGAGACGGACGCGATGGGCGAGGACGAGTACCAGCTCGAAGTGACCTCCCCCGGCGCCGAGCGCCCGCTGACCGAGCATCGCCACTACGTACGCGCCGTCTCCCGGCTGGCCCGCATCCAGCCGGTCGACGGCGATGAGCTGGTGGCCCGCATCCTGGCCGTCGACGACACGGGACTCGATCTCGAAGTGCCGGGCGTGAAGGGGCGCAAGCCCACCGCCCGCCGGATCGAGTTCGCGCAGATCGCCAAGGCGCGCGTGGAGATCGAGTTCAACCGCAAGGACAAGAAGGAAGAGGAGGCGTAG
- a CDS encoding ferritin-like domain-containing protein, with translation MTTRALTAAQAALAAEHAAVYGYGVVGGRIGDNRRAEATAAYAAHRARRDALARTVRDLGGRPEAAAAAYALPFTVPDASAAVRLAAELEDRVAGVYSDLVRAAEGPLRREAAGALREAAVRAVRWRGGGVAFPGLAERA, from the coding sequence GTGACCACCCGTGCGCTGACCGCCGCGCAGGCGGCGCTCGCCGCGGAGCACGCCGCCGTGTACGGGTACGGCGTCGTCGGCGGCCGGATCGGCGACAACCGCCGCGCCGAGGCCACCGCCGCGTACGCGGCCCACCGTGCCCGGCGCGACGCGCTGGCCAGGACCGTGCGCGACCTGGGCGGCAGGCCCGAGGCAGCGGCGGCGGCGTACGCCCTGCCGTTCACGGTGCCGGACGCGTCCGCCGCCGTACGGCTGGCCGCCGAGCTGGAGGACCGGGTCGCGGGCGTCTACTCCGATCTCGTCCGGGCCGCCGAGGGGCCGCTGCGCCGGGAGGCGGCGGGCGCGCTGCGGGAGGCGGCGGTGCGGGCGGTGCGCTGGCGCGGCGGCGGCGTAGCCTTTCCTGGGCTCGCCGAGCGCGCGTGA
- a CDS encoding aminoglycoside phosphotransferase family protein, translated as MGFEPPRRLVRSLAEKYGEPPAAEWLGRLSEAAGEAVARRGLEVERVIAPGGRSALLLLVRRSDGSPATLKIAPPFAGPAPERAALACWQGWGSVRLLDDAPPEPDHALLLERLHPEISLRSLPEAKALLEAADTVRKLWVEPPAGHAFETVAERTDRQAEALRATSGDEPFAPLVSAALAARDELCADASAEAVLLHGAFRQGKVLAGDRAPWLAVGPEPLIGERAYDLARLARDRVEDLVASDAGASSARRRLNRLADSLDLDRERLRGWTLFRAVESGVRAWRAERPQSAELLLEYAGWL; from the coding sequence ATGGGTTTCGAACCGCCGCGACGACTGGTGCGCTCGCTCGCCGAGAAGTACGGGGAGCCACCCGCCGCCGAGTGGCTCGGGCGGCTGTCCGAGGCCGCCGGGGAGGCGGTAGCCCGGCGCGGCCTGGAGGTCGAGCGGGTCATCGCGCCGGGCGGCAGGAGCGCTCTGCTCCTCCTCGTACGGCGGTCCGACGGCTCCCCCGCCACGCTCAAGATCGCGCCGCCCTTCGCCGGCCCCGCCCCGGAGCGGGCCGCGCTGGCGTGCTGGCAGGGGTGGGGCTCGGTGCGGCTCCTCGACGACGCGCCGCCGGAGCCGGACCACGCGCTGCTGCTGGAGCGTCTGCACCCCGAGATCTCGCTGCGCTCCCTGCCCGAGGCCAAGGCGCTGCTGGAGGCCGCCGACACCGTGCGCAAGCTGTGGGTCGAGCCGCCGGCCGGCCATGCCTTCGAGACGGTGGCCGAGCGGACGGACCGTCAGGCGGAGGCGCTGCGGGCCACGTCGGGCGACGAGCCCTTCGCCCCGCTCGTCTCCGCCGCGCTGGCCGCCCGTGACGAACTGTGCGCCGACGCCTCGGCGGAGGCGGTGCTCCTGCACGGCGCCTTCCGCCAGGGCAAGGTCCTGGCCGGTGACCGCGCGCCCTGGCTCGCGGTGGGTCCCGAGCCGCTGATCGGTGAGCGGGCCTACGACCTGGCCCGGCTGGCCCGCGACCGGGTGGAGGATCTCGTCGCCTCCGACGCGGGTGCCTCCTCGGCCCGCCGTCGCCTCAACCGGCTGGCCGACTCGCTGGATCTGGACCGGGAGCGGCTGCGCGGCTGGACCCTCTTCCGCGCGGTGGAGTCGGGCGTACGGGCCTGGCGGGCGGAGCGCCCGCAGAGCGCGGAACTGCTGCTGGAGTACGCGGGCTGGCTGTGA
- a CDS encoding proline--tRNA ligase, whose protein sequence is MSQVQRMSRLMAKTLRDDPADAETLSHKLLVRAGYVRRTSAGLWSWLPLGKKVLDNISRVVREEMDAIGAQEVLLPALLPREPYEASGRWEEYGDLLFRLKDRKGADYLLGPTHEEIFTLVVKDQCTSYKDLPVMLYQIQTKYRDEARPRSGVLRGREFQMKDSYSFDTTDEGLAESYALHRAAYQKIFARLGLDYRIVSAISGAMGGSASEEFLAPAGAGEDTFVDCPNCDYAANTEAVTFQAPAAEAVEHGPVEELDTPDTPTIETLAAHLGVPASATLKNLLVKVDGEITAVGVPGDREVDLGKLGEHLAPAVVELVTAEDFVDRPDLVRGYVGPQGLKIRYIADPRVASGTAWVTGANKPDTHARNVVVGRDFEVDDYLDVVVVEAGDPCPACGAGLKLDRAIEIGHIFQLGRKYADTFQLDVLGQQGKPVRVTMGSYGIGVSRAVAALAEQTADEQGLCWPREIAPADVHVVAAGKALQTELALDVSEQLAAAGLRVLVDERPGVSPGVKFTDAELIGVPKILVAGRRSADGVVELKDRRTGEREELTVAEAVARLTA, encoded by the coding sequence ATGTCCCAGGTCCAGCGCATGTCCCGTTTGATGGCCAAGACATTGCGCGACGACCCGGCGGACGCCGAGACCCTCAGCCACAAGCTGCTCGTCCGCGCCGGATACGTCCGCCGTACGTCCGCCGGTCTGTGGAGCTGGCTGCCGCTGGGCAAGAAGGTCCTCGACAACATCTCCCGCGTCGTCCGCGAGGAGATGGACGCGATCGGCGCGCAGGAGGTGCTGCTGCCCGCGCTGCTGCCCCGGGAGCCGTACGAGGCCAGCGGGCGCTGGGAGGAGTACGGCGACCTGCTGTTCCGCCTCAAGGACCGCAAGGGCGCCGACTATCTGCTCGGCCCGACGCACGAGGAGATCTTCACCCTCGTCGTCAAGGACCAGTGCACGTCCTACAAGGACCTGCCGGTGATGCTCTACCAGATCCAGACGAAGTACCGCGACGAGGCCCGCCCCCGCTCCGGCGTGCTGCGCGGCCGCGAGTTCCAGATGAAGGACTCGTACTCCTTCGACACCACCGACGAGGGCCTGGCCGAGTCGTACGCGCTGCACCGCGCCGCGTACCAGAAGATCTTCGCGCGCCTCGGCCTCGACTACCGGATCGTCTCGGCGATCTCCGGCGCGATGGGCGGCTCGGCCTCCGAGGAGTTCCTGGCCCCGGCCGGGGCCGGCGAGGACACCTTCGTGGACTGTCCGAACTGCGACTACGCCGCCAACACCGAGGCCGTGACCTTCCAGGCCCCGGCGGCCGAGGCCGTCGAGCACGGACCGGTCGAGGAGCTGGACACCCCCGACACGCCGACCATCGAGACGCTCGCCGCCCACCTCGGCGTCCCCGCCTCCGCCACGCTGAAGAACCTCCTCGTCAAGGTCGACGGCGAGATCACCGCCGTGGGCGTGCCCGGCGACCGCGAAGTGGACCTCGGCAAGCTCGGTGAGCACCTCGCCCCGGCGGTCGTGGAGCTGGTGACGGCCGAGGACTTCGTGGACCGGCCGGATCTCGTACGGGGCTACGTCGGCCCCCAGGGCCTCAAGATCCGCTACATCGCCGACCCGCGCGTCGCGTCCGGCACGGCCTGGGTCACCGGCGCCAACAAGCCCGACACGCACGCGCGCAACGTCGTCGTGGGCCGTGACTTCGAGGTCGACGACTACCTGGACGTGGTCGTTGTCGAGGCGGGCGACCCCTGCCCCGCCTGCGGCGCGGGCCTCAAGCTCGACCGCGCCATCGAGATCGGCCACATCTTCCAGCTCGGCCGCAAGTACGCCGACACCTTCCAGCTCGACGTCCTCGGCCAGCAGGGCAAGCCCGTCCGGGTGACCATGGGCTCGTACGGCATCGGCGTCTCGCGCGCCGTCGCCGCGCTCGCCGAGCAGACCGCCGACGAGCAGGGCCTGTGCTGGCCGCGGGAGATCGCCCCGGCCGACGTCCATGTCGTCGCTGCGGGCAAGGCGCTCCAGACGGAGCTGGCGCTCGACGTGTCCGAGCAGCTCGCGGCGGCCGGTCTGCGGGTGCTGGTGGACGAGCGCCCCGGCGTCTCGCCCGGCGTGAAGTTCACGGACGCCGAGCTGATCGGGGTCCCGAAGATCCTGGTCGCCGGGCGCCGCTCCGCCGACGGCGTGGTGGAGCTGAAGGACCGCCGTACGGGTGAGCGCGAGGAGCTGACGGTCGCGGAGGCCGTCGCGCGCCTGACCGCCTGA
- a CDS encoding GNAT family N-acetyltransferase, with protein MPSIPGDSPRTPEVQVGPVDLAARVDEALAVQALAFGLSEEEIDVRRHIVLRHLLQPGCRALGATTEEGRLVGFVYGMPNDRAHWWSTVVQPYLRVTGADGWLDESFVITELHVHPAYQARGIGRALITTITDNATQPRSILSAIDIESPARRMYRSLGYEDLARRVHFPSAPKPYAVMGAPLPLRRPGAGGI; from the coding sequence ATGCCGAGCATTCCAGGGGACAGCCCCAGGACCCCCGAGGTACAGGTGGGCCCCGTCGATCTCGCCGCCCGCGTGGACGAGGCGCTCGCCGTGCAGGCCCTCGCCTTCGGGCTCAGCGAGGAAGAGATCGACGTACGCCGCCACATCGTCCTGCGCCACCTCCTGCAGCCCGGCTGCCGCGCCCTCGGCGCGACCACCGAGGAGGGCCGGCTCGTCGGATTCGTGTACGGGATGCCCAACGACCGCGCCCACTGGTGGTCCACCGTGGTCCAGCCGTATCTGCGCGTCACCGGCGCCGACGGCTGGCTGGACGAGTCGTTCGTGATCACCGAGCTGCACGTCCACCCCGCGTACCAGGCGCGGGGCATCGGCCGCGCCCTGATCACCACGATCACCGACAACGCCACCCAGCCCCGCTCGATCCTGTCCGCCATCGACATCGAGAGCCCGGCCCGCCGGATGTACCGCTCGCTCGGCTACGAGGATCTCGCCCGCCGCGTCCACTTCCCCAGCGCGCCCAAGCCGTACGCCGTGATGGGCGCACCGCTCCCGCTGCGCAGGCCGGGCGCCGGGGGAATCTGA